Within the Paenibacillus pabuli genome, the region TTGTTTGCTGTATGCAGCGACAGGGCGAGGGGTTTTTTTGTTATATAGAGAAAATAATGCTGGAGGGATGAAAGATGGCTTTTCAGAAACCAACGGGAACGCAGGATTTGCTGCCTGGAGTCGTGGAAAAGTGGCAGTTTGTCGAAGAGAAAATTAAAGATCTGTGCCGCCGGTTTAATTATCGGGAGATCCGTACACCCATTTTCGAGCAGACTTCACTGTTTGAGCGAGGGGTAGGGGAAACAACCGACATCGTTGAGAAAGAAATGTACACGTTCAAGGACAAGGGTGATCGCAGCATGACGCTTCGTCCAGAAGGAACCGCTGGTGTTGTTCGTGCTTTTGTAGAGAATAAGCTTTATGGGGAGCCAGACGTTACGAAACTTTATTATGTAGGTCCCATGTTTCGTTATGAGCGTCCGCAAGCAGGACGCCAGCGTCAGTTCCACCAGTTCGGGGTAGAGGCATTCGGAGCAGTAGATCCGGCGATTGATGCAGAGGTTATCGCACTTGGTTATCAGTTCTGTGTTGAGCTGGGATTGAAGGATGTCAAAGTTGAAGTGAACTCGGTGGGTAATGCGGCAAGCCGTGCTGCCTATCGTGAAGAGCTGCTGGGCTTCCTGAGACCGATGAAGGACACCTTGTGCAAGGATTGCCAAAATCGTATGGAACGTAATCCGCTTCGCGTCCTCGATTGTAAGGTAGATCAGGACAAATTTGTCGGTGCGCCTTCCATTCTGGATAGCCTGGACGAGGAAGCAACGAACCACTTTGCCAAAGTTCAAGGTTTCCTGAATGATTTCGGCGTGGATTATGAAGTGAACACACGTCTCGTGCGCGGACTGGATTATTACACGATGACCGCATTTGAATTGAAAGCTCAGGGGATTGGTGCGATTGACACCGTTGGTGGCGGCGGCAGATATAACGGCCTCGTTGGGGACATTGGTGGGCCGGATCAACCGGGCATCGGTTTTGGGATCGGGCTGGAACGCATTCAACTGATTCTGGAACACCAAAATATTGATGTAAGTGCCCTCACTCCGCTTGATGTATACTTTGTTGCTCTTGGAGAAGCAGCAGATCGAGAAGTAAACCGTCTGTTGTTCAAGCTTCGTCAGTCTGGTCTCTCGGGTGAACGTGACTATCTAGGACGCAAGATGAAAGCTCAAATGAAATCAGCCGATCGTTACAAAGCCCGTTACACGGCCATTCTTGGCGACGATGAACTGGAACGTGGGGAAATTGCACTCAAGGCGATGGATACAGGAGAACAGCAAACCGTGAAACTGGAAGAGCTGATTGCAACTATTCAGGGAGCCAAATAAGCTCGTACCTAGTAAGTTAAGTTTAATTCTAATGATTCGGCATCCTACTGGGCCTGGAGCCATTCTATCTGGATTTTGTCCAAGAAGGTTACAGCTCCCGTAAGTACCATGCCTTTCAATACATCGTCTTCACGCAACCGCGCTGTTAAAAGTAAAGGTCTTGGCCTACTTGCACAGAACGGAAATTCACATAATGAGGAGTTTGGTTATGAAAAGAAGTCATCATTGCGGCGCATTAACGACCGCACACATCGGCGAAACCGTAACATTGAACGGCTGGGTACAAACCCGCCGTGACCTGGGGGGCGTACTGTTTATCGATCTGCGTGACCGCAGCGGCATTGTACAAGTGGTATTTAACCCGGCATACTCCGGGGAAGCTCTGCAAATTGCTGACCGAG harbors:
- the hisS gene encoding histidine--tRNA ligase, whose protein sequence is MAFQKPTGTQDLLPGVVEKWQFVEEKIKDLCRRFNYREIRTPIFEQTSLFERGVGETTDIVEKEMYTFKDKGDRSMTLRPEGTAGVVRAFVENKLYGEPDVTKLYYVGPMFRYERPQAGRQRQFHQFGVEAFGAVDPAIDAEVIALGYQFCVELGLKDVKVEVNSVGNAASRAAYREELLGFLRPMKDTLCKDCQNRMERNPLRVLDCKVDQDKFVGAPSILDSLDEEATNHFAKVQGFLNDFGVDYEVNTRLVRGLDYYTMTAFELKAQGIGAIDTVGGGGRYNGLVGDIGGPDQPGIGFGIGLERIQLILEHQNIDVSALTPLDVYFVALGEAADREVNRLLFKLRQSGLSGERDYLGRKMKAQMKSADRYKARYTAILGDDELERGEIALKAMDTGEQQTVKLEELIATIQGAK